Proteins encoded within one genomic window of Rhododendron vialii isolate Sample 1 chromosome 1a, ASM3025357v1:
- the LOC131299436 gene encoding uncharacterized protein LOC131299436, with the protein MKPYFLLSVLLLSTIISEVQAIRLKKEFLPVKDHKIQEGRTVNKASNGAIDGEDIQCKKGQCSSGKNRKLIAKATSTNPTTISKNETNGGKSSTDEIGGKHESFSVDSSPDSNHREATHERYPDTLNIDEMDYSPARRKPPIHN; encoded by the exons ATGAAGCCTTATTTTCTACTGTCAGTTTTACTTCTGTCCACTATCATTTCTGAGGTCCAAG CTATACGCCTCAAGAAAGAGTTTCTACCAGTTAAGGATCATAAAATCCAG GAGGGTAGAACTGTGAATAAAGCAAGTAATGGAGCTATTGATGGGGAGGATATTCAATGCAAAAAAGGGCAATGTTCATCAG gaaaaaatagaaaacttaTTGCCAAGGCAACGTCTACTAATCCCACCACCATTTCCAAG AATGAAACGAATGGAGGCAAATCGAGTACCGACGAAATTGGAGGAAAACACGAAAGTTTTTCCGTTGACTCATCGCCGGATTCCAATCACCGGGAGGCGACCCATGAACGGTATCCGGACACTTTAAACATAGATGAGATGGATTATTCTCCAGCAAGGAGAAAGCCTCCAATACACAACTGA
- the LOC131299443 gene encoding protein CHLORORESPIRATORY REDUCTION 6, chloroplastic isoform X1, producing MDTVKTPCPISSPLKQSNPFLAPSWISSKLRITDSVSPSLVSWNSSRERGEVAVSVAFDPSGNYELSLFDDEENAQKAPAPLPPTDGRFEIVLDNDIILRLDLTPFHSATGIVSPLSADPKEFLERTIGFTINYTKEDPNDPRELSELGEVRLWFVRLDAACPWLPVLLDWRAGELARYAAMLVPHQMSLKMGVVFNPEALELFVMNKVFIVYTWLKQHNIPKPRIKARDMARMLGFGIGDELFDLIDEHPFPPS from the exons ATGGATACCGTCAAAACACCATGCCCAATTTCTTCACCACTGAAACAGAGCAATCCCTTTTTAGCTCCCTCATGGATTTCCAGCAAATTGCGCATTACGGATTCCGTTTCTCCTTCCTTGGTTTCGTGGAATTCGAGTCGGGAGCGAGGGGAAGTGGCGGTCTCGGTTGCGTTCGATCCTTCCGGGAATTACGAGCTTTCTCTGTTTGATGATGAAGAGA ATGCTCAAAAAGCTCCAGCGCCTTTGCCCCCAACCGATGGGCGATTTGAGATAGTCCTTGACAATGACATTATCCTTCGCCTTGACTTGACCCCTTTCCACTCTGCAACCGGAATCGTATCCCCTCTTTCCG CTGATCCGAAGGAGTTCCTTGAACGAACGATCGGGTTTACAATTAACTACACGAAAGAAGATCCGAATGATCCCAGGGAACTTTCGGAATTGGGGGAGGTTAGGCTTTGGTTTGTTAGACTTGATGCTGCTTGCCCTTGGCTGCCGGTGTTGCTGGACTGGAGGGCTGGAGAACTTGCGCGTTATGCCGCAATGTTGGTCCCTCACCAG ATGAGTTTGAAAATGGGCGTAGTATTCAATCCTGAAGCACTGGAATTGTTTGTGATGAACAAAGTGTTCATTGTCTACACTTGGTTGAAGCAACATAATATTCCAAAGCCTAGAATCAAGGCAAGGGACATGGCAAGGATGCTTGGATTTGGAATTGGAGATGAGCTATTCGACTTGATTGATGAACACCCATTTCCTCCATCATAG
- the LOC131299443 gene encoding protein CHLORORESPIRATORY REDUCTION 6, chloroplastic isoform X2 produces MDTVKTPCPISSPLKQSNPFLAPSWISSKLRITDSVSPSLVSWNSSRERGEVAVSVAFDPSGNYELSLFDDEETDPKEFLERTIGFTINYTKEDPNDPRELSELGEVRLWFVRLDAACPWLPVLLDWRAGELARYAAMLVPHQMSLKMGVVFNPEALELFVMNKVFIVYTWLKQHNIPKPRIKARDMARMLGFGIGDELFDLIDEHPFPPS; encoded by the exons ATGGATACCGTCAAAACACCATGCCCAATTTCTTCACCACTGAAACAGAGCAATCCCTTTTTAGCTCCCTCATGGATTTCCAGCAAATTGCGCATTACGGATTCCGTTTCTCCTTCCTTGGTTTCGTGGAATTCGAGTCGGGAGCGAGGGGAAGTGGCGGTCTCGGTTGCGTTCGATCCTTCCGGGAATTACGAGCTTTCTCTGTTTGATGATGAAGAGA CTGATCCGAAGGAGTTCCTTGAACGAACGATCGGGTTTACAATTAACTACACGAAAGAAGATCCGAATGATCCCAGGGAACTTTCGGAATTGGGGGAGGTTAGGCTTTGGTTTGTTAGACTTGATGCTGCTTGCCCTTGGCTGCCGGTGTTGCTGGACTGGAGGGCTGGAGAACTTGCGCGTTATGCCGCAATGTTGGTCCCTCACCAG ATGAGTTTGAAAATGGGCGTAGTATTCAATCCTGAAGCACTGGAATTGTTTGTGATGAACAAAGTGTTCATTGTCTACACTTGGTTGAAGCAACATAATATTCCAAAGCCTAGAATCAAGGCAAGGGACATGGCAAGGATGCTTGGATTTGGAATTGGAGATGAGCTATTCGACTTGATTGATGAACACCCATTTCCTCCATCATAG
- the LOC131299456 gene encoding putative UPF0481 protein At3g02645, translating to MEVPACIFNIPAALASFKPEAYMPQLMGLGPYHHCDPDLYGMELYKLAAATRLQKQFKTQEFELLVDKLMEFEYTVRACYGCYHKYLDIEGNTLMWIMAIDGLFLLEFLQIFTNKDDSEAAHLVDSAGRKLFHDSILSDVMLLENQIPFFLFSKIISIQISQDDLHDNCLPLILTTFCHSISPVKLKEDFPLTRVLDCSHLLDLLYHMIVPALADQLTQEAPGTQKSVTESKSSQQADSANSCQIFTTLWEVLSSLKIIKKIADSVKKTITRVPALSFLAAKAKESIKPENSQPKPVQVEKIMIPSASNLSEIAGVEFCPTTGDILTIKFDDKENFFYLPIITLNVHSEVIIRNLIAYEASTASDSLVFARHTELLDGIIDTAGDAKLLREKKIIVNQLKSDDAVLQLFDGIGKSVRLTNAPYFDKTIEDVNKFFYNSRRVRIYSGVRKYVFGSWKILTVFAGILLLLLTGVQSFCSVYTCPDMINPAVHN from the coding sequence ATGGAAGTTCCTGCGTGCATCTTTAACATTCCTGCAGCTCTAGCTTCTTTCAAGCCAGAAGCTTACATGCCTCAGCTTATGGGTTTGGGGCCGTACCACCATTGCGATCCCGATCTCTACGGTATGGAACTGTACAAGCTCGCTGCCGCAACTCGGCTCCAGAAGCAGTTCAAAACCCAGGAATTCGAGCTACTCGTGGATAAGCTTATGGAATTCGAGTACACGGTTCGGGCATGTTACGGTTGTTACCACAAGTATTTGGACATTGAAGGCAATACCCTAATGTGGATAATGGCCATTGATGGCTTGTTTTTGCTCGAATTTCTTCAGATATTTACGAACAAAGATGATTCTGAAGCAGCTCATTTAGTTGACTCCGCGGGAAGAAAATTGTTCCACGACTCGATCCTAAGTGATGTCATGCTGCTTGAGAACCAAATCCCCTTCTTTCTGTTCAGCAAAATCATATCCATCCAAATCTCGCAAGACGATCTTCATGATAACTGTTTGCCGTTGATCTTGACGACTTTTTGTCACTCGATTTCTCCTGTCAAACTAAAGGAGGACTTTCCTTTGACCAGAGTTCTCGATTGTTCCCATTTGTTAGACCTTTTGTACCATATGATCGTGCCCGCATTGGCAGACCAGTTAACTCAGGAAGCCCCCGGGACCCAAAAGAGTGTTACAGAGTCCAAATCAAGCCAACAAGCCGATTCAGCTAATTCCTGTCAAATTTTTACTACCCTTTGGGAAGTCTTATCCAGTCTTAAAATTATCAAGAAAATAGCAGACAGTGTTAAGAAGACTATTACTAGGGTTCCCGCGCTGTCCTTCCTAGCTGCGAAAGCCAAAGAAAGCATAAAACCTGAAAATTCGCAACCCAAACCAGTTCAAGTAGAGAAAATCATGATACCTTCAGCTTCAAACCTTTCCGAAATTGCAGGGGTGGAATTCTGCCCAACCACTGGTGACATTTTGACAATCAAGTTCGATGACAaggaaaattttttttaccttccGATCATCACCTTGAACGTCCACTCGGAAGTCATAATACGAAACCTGATTGCGTACGAAGCATCAACAGCGTCCGATTCCCTTGTTTTTGCACGGCACACCGAGTTACTAGACGGCATTATTGACACTGCTGGGGATGCAAAATTGCTcagggaaaagaaaatcattGTAAACCAACTGAAAAGCGATGATGCGGTCTTACAACTGTTTGATGGGATTGGGAAATCTGTACGGTTAACGAATGCTCCATATTTCGATAAAACGATTGAGGATGTGAACAAGTTCTTCTATAATTCGCGGAGGGTTCGGATTTATTCCGGCGTGAGGAAGTATGTGTTTGGTTCTTGGAAGATTTTGACAGTTTTTGCAGGCATTTTGCTCTTGTTGCTCACGGGTGTGCAGTCATTCTGTTCAGTTTACACCTGCCCTGATATGATCAACCCAGCTGTTCATAATTAG